The genomic segment acacccctggcagggttgtgatgcactgtgagaccccacaaactcctgacagggtcctgacacacaatgAGGTCCCACACACTCTTattaggttcctgacacactgtgagaccccacaaactcCTGATAGGGtccgacacactgtgagtccccaaacACCCCGACAGGGTCTAgaaacactgtgagacgccacacacacctgacaagATCCCGACAGACtactgagaccccacacatcactggcagggtcctgacgcactgtgagaccccacacactcctgacaggatcctgacacattATGATACCCAACACACTCCTGATAGGTTctggacacactgtgagaccccacacacccctgacagggtcctgacacactgtgagacaccacacacccctgacagtgccctgacacactgtgagacaccacacaccactgacagggtcctgacacactgtgaaaccccacacacccctgacagggtcctgacacactgtgcgaCTCCACACACACCTCGTTGGTTGATGACAAACTGTGAGCCCCCactcatccctgacagggtcctgacacactgtgagaccccacacatccctgacagcgtcctaacacactgtgagaccctacacaccccaGGCAAGTGGCCACGTGACAGACgtactgccacctggctggttggGGACAcgccacatgccaatcaacattttgtccctcccaactaatcaatgcacacctaaattattggtcaccttaattggattatatcgcccagccccatgctataaaaggtgagacttgtccctggctcggtctctcttacagaccacctcattgaaggtaagtgcattgatttatgtttgggaaggtctattgtttgtcctggtaagggagccgcggcTATCAAAGATCAAGGGGGATAGCCGTCGTAGTGCTTTTCctttgttctttgtatgtgtaactgtaccctgtccccacaccgcttcctgtgtattgtacagccgacccgaccttccccacacgtgttaaccctaagcgttttttgttagaatattgtagttgcttgtgttgacccgacttccccttgtaaataaattccttattattaaaaatgtgtgtgtgtccaggcctctactgttgagactcaaatcACAATAGCAGGGTCTCgacacactgtgatacaccacacCCTGCTGACAgcgtactgacacactgtgagaccgcacacacagCTCACAGGGTCTTAACACAATGTAAGACTATACACGCCCCTcgcagggtcctgacagactgtgagaccccacaaatcCCTGACAAGGTCTTGACACATTGTAAGTCTGTACACACCACTCGCAGGGTCCTGACAGATTGTCAGACCTACACACCCGTAGCAggttcctgtcacactgtgagaccccacacacacctgacacagTCCTGACAGATGGTGAGAACctacacatccctgacagggtcccgacacactgtgagaccccacacacccccagctgggtactgacacactgtaagaccccacatAGCCCTGGCAAGTTCCTGGCCCAAAGTAaaaccccacacacacatgaTAGGATTCAAACCCACCCACAGTGCACGTGCTCATCAGCAAACTGCTTCTTTGTATTTTGAATCAGTGacggtgggaggggaggggaagctgTGATTCCCCGACCTGTTCTTTGCCAGAATTCCCACTACCCTCTTCTCTATCTCTATCCGCCACATCAACACTGCGGATTAAAATTCCTCCACATGAACAAATGACAGCTGTGACAGTACTGGGAGTTTGTCCGGTACGGGACAGTCGGGGGTCAGTAAACTACCAGGGAAATACTCACCTTCACAGCACAAttattgtggaaatgtgatggtcTGGTGTTTATTCAGACCAGTCAGGGGTCTGTTAATCAAATTTACTTGATGAATCCATTAAAGTAACAGCTCTGAGCTAACTGTTGTGTGCTTAAATACTGAGTTCTGAGTTGAGGCATCTAACAGTTTGTCCACTGTCTGTTCctatggaagatgttcaacagaaacacaaggagactctgcgggtacaaactgaaacactgagagtgaacacgatcctgatgagggagaaggtgaaggttttccagctggttgatcgatacgctgagctcactgtcatttctactgttcgagatcggacactggtggaacatgagctgctggcaagaggcagagaccacgaggagtggagagagaaacatctccgcggagagctggaaaaaatccggagtgatcagttgttccagagcagcttttcccgaagtaaatccaaatctggaaattcggcagcagtggccggagtcccgggaatcgggaaaacaacaatggtacagaagattgtttatgactgggccatggggaaaatagaccaacaattccagtttgtcttcagtttcaaattccgcgatttaaacaccattaactgcagaataaacctgagggaactgattctggatcagtatcctcaCTTTGGGAATTTACTGAGAGAGgtgtggaagaacccagagggattgctgtttatattcgatggtttggacgAATTCAATGACACAATTGATTTTTctgacagtcggagagacactgaaactcggtacacatgcacagatcctgaattcaagtgcaaggtgtctgtcattgtgtacagtttaatccagcacaagctgctccccgggtgttcagtgctggtgaccacccgccccactgcgttacgTTTATTGGAAAAGGCCGAGATCAGTGTCTGGGTTGAAATCCttggatttgttggtgaggaacggaaagaatatttcatcaggtactttgaagatcagacggtggcagaagctgttttcaaacacgtgaaggagaacgagatcctgtacaccatgagctacaacccctcctactgctggatcctcgctctggcactgggccccttcttcacacaaagagtcagggaccctcagcgagttcccaagaccatcacccaactgtactcctactatatttacaacatcctgaaaaaccacggccgtcaGATTGAgagcccccgtgatgtgttactcagggttggtcagatggccttcagaggagtgtccgggaagaagattgtgtttacagatgtagatttgatcaactacaatctgcaaccttcccagttcctgtccgggttcctgatggagcttttggagagagaggattctgcccgtagcgtggtgtacacattcccacacctcaccatccaagagtttgtagctgcagtcgcacaattcctgaatccacatcccggggatatcctgaaatttcTCACTAAAGCCCACAGCACGAcggatgggcgatttgaggtatttctccgttttgttgctggtctctcctccccaatgacagctcggggcctggaggattttctgggtccatttcttcatcaaacaacctgccgggtgattgactgggtgaaggaggaggttacacgccagagtggaaacacgaggagtaaagctggtaaaaggagcctcctgaacacattgcactacctgtttgagtctcagaatcgtggactggctcaggccgcactgggatctgtggaaacacttccattcagtggaatgacactgaccccgattgactgcgtggtcctgtctcatgtcatcggactctgtgatacaataaaacacctcaaccTGGAGAGCTGCCACATTcggtgtgaaggaatccagcggctgggacccgggctgcacaaatgccaggagttgaggtaacttgatttatctctcactctgaactatTACACTGTTCCATTGGGTTGTTTCAAGGTAAAGGAATTTCAGCAAATTTGTAACAAATCAGATTGTGAAAAATTGTGACAAATGACCAGGGaatcggtcagtaattccccaaggaagggagtgttctgtggttccttgtgaagggatgttggagacttcatcagatcagtgaacaacggccattggtttaatggtagtaaatcacaggaatggtcgtgtttctcactgcctgtgacacgtccattgacaatgttccttctcactgttactgacacccagaccgacactgactacagcaggtgggtcagagattcacacccccttcccggtgagggacaagagagtgtcagcagactgtcccaatGCGAAGGAATGAAATACCACTGTCAGATTGTCCACCACTGCCATTCCCTGTTTGTAACTTTGTTCACTGCCAGatacgcagagagagagagggcgcatctcctctgggccgctgttcagacccaacacacatGTAAAAAATATTATCTGCATCCTatcgtcttgtaggattatcgtttacccttggaatcctcctgtgggacttCTCATTCCAAACCCCCTTCCATTCTTAGGGATctcgtccccatccccattcctcctgtgggctctctattaCTCTATCCTCATCCGCCTCTGGGATGTCTtttccacacaccccccccccctttctgtgagatctctcttccccatcccccttcctcttgtgagatctctcctccccatccctcttcctcctgtgatatctctcttccccatctccctttcatcctgtgagatctctgttccccatcctgcTTCCTCTTGtgagatctctcctccccatctctcttcctcctgtgagatctctcttccccatctctctttcatcctgtgagatctctcttctccatcccccttcatcccgtgggatctctcttccccatcccccttcatcctgtgggatctctcttcaccatcccctttctcctgtgggatttctctgccTCAACTcctttcctcctatgggatctctcttccccatcccccttcttcctgtggaaactccccatcccccttcatagTATCATAAAATCATTGAAGACTACGGAGAAAACAAGCCATTCTCTgctctgtgccgaaactttattcctctcatcccattgacctgcacccagtccataaccctccagacctctcccatccatgcatctgtccaatttattcttaaagcttaacagtgagtccacattttccacatcagattgcagctcgttccacactctcaccactctctgtgaagaatttccccctaaacctttcccctttcaccctgaagccaagtcctcttgtaatttatctctcctaatctatgtggaAAGACCCTATTcgcctgtctatacccctcagagttttgtgaacttctatcaaatctcccctcattcttctgcgctccatggaataaagtcctaacctgttcaatctttccttgtaactcaactcctgaagacctagCAACagcctagtaaatcttctctgcactttttcaaacttactgatatccttcctatagttaggtgatcagaactgcacacaatactccaaatctggattcaccaatgtcctatacaatctcaccataagattccaactcctaaactcaactttgatttatgaatgccaggatgccaaaagccttctttacagccctgtctacctgtgacgccacattAAGGGACCtatgtatctgaacccccagatccctttgttcctccgcactccttagtgccctaccgtTT from the Hemitrygon akajei unplaced genomic scaffold, sHemAka1.3 Scf000096, whole genome shotgun sequence genome contains:
- the LOC140722976 gene encoding NACHT, LRR and PYD domains-containing protein 3-like; this translates as MEGGVHGVSLALTAENQFSREEHRKISDLADKGERADSSKLLLSLVMEKGSRARRVMWETFVKMRIGVPKLDKILKEIKEHGCVPVHRSFLEIPSELKDVQQKHKETLRVQTETLRVNTILMREKVKVFQLVDRYAELTVISTVRDRTLVEHELLARGRDHEEWREKHLRGELEKIRSDQLFQSSFSRSKSKSGNSAAVAGVPGIGKTTMVQKIVYDWAMGKIDQQFQFVFSFKFRDLNTINCRINLRELILDQYPHFGNLLREVWKNPEGLLFIFDGLDEFNDTIDFSDSRRDTETRYTCTDPEFKCKVSVIVYSLIQHKLLPGCSVLVTTRPTALRLLEKAEISVWVEILGFVGEERKEYFIRYFEDQTVAEAVFKHVKENEILYTMSYNPSYCWILALALGPFFTQRVRDPQRVPKTITQLYSYYIYNILKNHGRQIESPRDVLLRVGQMAFRGVSGKKIVFTDVDLINYNLQPSQFLSGFLMELLEREDSARSVVYTFPHLTIQEFVAAVAQFLNPHPGDILKFLTKAHSTTDGRFEVFLRFVAGLSSPMTARGLEDFLGPFLHQTTCRVIDWVKEEVTRQSGNTRSKAGKRSLLNTLHYLFESQNRGLAQAALGSVETLPFSGMTLTPIDCVVLSHVIGLCDTIKHLNLESCHIRCEGIQRLGPGLHKCQELRLGQNDLGDSGVKLVSAALRNPECKVQNLGLWNVGLTDSGAEDLASALSTKPSLTELDLSNNKLGDSGVKLVSAALRKPECKIQKLELRGVRLTDSGANDLVSALSTNTSLTGLDLGSNLLTDRSVPALRRLILALPSLELIWLGGNNFSETGTKELRSLQEPRPGLRVDL